The Aquincola tertiaricarbonis genomic sequence TGCACTACCGCCCGCTGGCAGACAGCACGGCGGTGTCGCCGGTGATCATGAATGCGCGGGCCGGAGACCGCGATGCGCTGCTGGGCCGACTGCGCCAGCTGGCGCTGGAGCTGGCGCGCAAGCAGCACCATCCCGCTTCACGCACCAGTTACAAATAGCCGTCGTTCGCCCCGCTCCTCCGCCGATGCCCCGGCAAGGGGCATTTCTAGACTGACTCCATCCTGCAACAGGTCTCGGAGTCGTCCTTGATGTCTTGTATTTCCCGCCGCCGGCTGCGTGCCGGTCGCGGTCTGCTGTCCGGTGCGCTGCTGCTGGCCTTCGGCCAGCTGGCGCATGCCCAAAACGATGCCGGCTCACTGCTGCGCCAGTCCGAGCCCCGCACCCCCGAACTGCCGGGCCGGGCCCCGGCCCTGACGACACCGACGGCGCCCGCCACCCCGGCGGCGGCCAGCGGCCCCCGCTTCGAACTGAAGTCGGTGGAGATTGAAGGCAACACCCTGCTGAGCCGCGCCGAGCTGGACGCGGTGCTGGCGCCGTGGGTGGGCCAGCGCGTGGGCATGGCCGAGCTGCAGCAGGCCGCCTCGGCGGTGCAGCAGGCCTATGCACAGCGCGGCTGGCTGGTGCAGGCCTACCTGCCTAGACAAGACGTGAGCAGCGGCCATGTGCGCCTGCGCATCGTCGAGGCCCGCTTCGGCGGCGTGCGCCTGGAAGGCGAGCCCGGCCGCTTCAACCCGGCGCTGGCCCGCGCCATCATCGGCGCGGCGCAGCCCACCGGCCAGGCGCTGAACCAGCAGGCGCTTGACCGCGGCCTGATGCTGGTGGACGACCTGCCCGGCGTGAGCATGTCGGCCAGCCTGCAGGCCGGTGAGCAGGAAGGCGAGACCGCGCTGGCGCTGCGCCTGACGGACACGCCGCGCTTCGGCGGCGAGCTGGGCTCGGACAACGCCGGTGGCCGCGCCACCGGCACCGGCCGCCTGTTTGCGACGCTGCGGCTGGACGGCCCGCTGGGCCGCGGCGACCAGTTCAGCACCACGCTGCTGCACAGCCAGGGCAACGACTACCTGCGCCTGGGCGGCAGCCTGCCGGTGGGCGTGAACGGCTGGCGCCTGGGCGCCAACGTGTCCACGCTCAGCTACAAGCTCACCGAGCAGGACTTCAATGCGCTGGACGGCCGTGGCCGCTCGCACACCGCGGGGCTGGACGCCAGCTATCCGCTGGTGCGCTCGCGCGATCGCAACCTGTACCTGCAGCTGTCGGCCGAGCGGCGCTACTTCCGCAACGAGGCCAATGGCACGCTGATCAGCCGCTACCACGCCGACGTGGGCACGCTGGGCCTGTCGGGCAACCTGTTCGACACCTGGGGCGGCGGCGGCAGCACCGGCGGCGGGCTGGTCTTCAGCCTGGGTCGGCTCAACCTCAACGACTCGCCCAATGCCGCGGCCGATGCGGCCAGCGTGCGCACCGCCGGCAGCTTTGCCAAGCTGCGCTACAGCCTGAGCCGGCTGCAGCCGCTGAACGCCTGGCTGGCCGGCTACGCCTCGCTGTCGGGGCAGTTCGCCGACGGCAACCTCGATTCCTCGGAAAAGCTGTACCTGGGTGGCCCGCAGGGCGTGCGCGCCTACCCGGCCAACGAAGGCGGCGGCAGCGCCGGATCGCTGCTGAACCTGGAACTGCGCGCCACCTTGTCGCCACAGTGGCGGCTGATCGGTTTCTACGACCGCGGCCAGGTGCGCACCAACGTCGACAACCGCCTGGTCGGCAGCGACCCCAACAGCTACGTGCTCGAGGGCGCCGGCGCCAGCCTGGGCTGGAGCGGGCCGAAGGCCAGCGACGTGCGCCTGACCTGGGCGCGCCGCTTCGGCCACAACCCCAACCCGACCTCCACCGGGCAGGACCAGGACGGTTCGCTCAAGCGCAACCGCGTGTGGCTGCAAGCCTCGCTCTCCTTCTGAACAGCATGAACCGCATTTACCGCATCGTCTGGAACGAGGCCCAGGGCGCCTGGGTGGCCGTCACCGAAATCGCCAGGGGCCGTGGCCCGCGGGCCGTCCTGTCCGCCCGCAGCCTGCGCCGCATGGGCCTGGCCGCGCTGGCCGCCAGCGGCGCCGCCGCATTGGCCGCACCCCCCACCCCGGCCGCGCCCGCGCCCACCACGCTGCCCACCGGTGGCCAGGTGGTGGCCGGCCAGGCCGGCATCAGCCAGAACGGCGCCACGCTCACCGTGCAGCAGGCCAGCCAGCGCGCGGCCATCGACTGGCAGCGCTTCGACATCGGCCGCGATGCCACCGTGCGCTTCGCGCAGCCGGGCCGCGACGCCGTCACGCTCAACCGCGTGCTGGACAACCAGCCCAGCCGCATCTTCGGCCGCATCCAGGCCGATGGGCAGGTGTTCCTCAGCAACCCGTCGGGGGTGTACTTCGCGCCCGGCGCCAGCGCCGACGTCGGCGGCCTGGTGGCCACCACCATGGCCATCGGCGTGGACGATTTCATGGCCGGCAGCACCACCTTCGGCCGCCACGGCAGCACCGGCGCCGTGGTCAACGAAGGCACGCTGCAGGCCCGCTATGGCGGCTACATCGCGCTGCTGGCGCCCGAGGTGGTCAACAGCGGCCTGGTGCTGGCTCAGGCCGGCACCGTGGCCCTGGGCGCCGGTGAGGCGGTGGAGCTGCAGTTCGCGGGCGGGCAGCTCGCCAAGCTGCGCGTCGAGCCGGCCACCGTGGCGGCCTTGATCGAGAACCGGCAGGCCGTGCAGGCGCCGGACGGCATCATCCTGATGTCCGCCCGCGCCGCACAGGCGCTGGGCGGCAGCGTCATCCGCCACAGCGGCGAGATGGCGGCCGACAGCCTGCAGGCGCAAGGCGGCCGCATCGTGCTGGAAGCCGACCGCATCGAGCTGGCCACCGGCTCGCGCACCAGCGCCACGGGTGCCACCGGTGGCGGCGACATCCGCATCGGCGGCGGCTGGCAAGGCAGCGGCGACACCTACCAGGCGCGCGAAGTGCTGCTGGCCGCGGGCGCCAGCGTCGATGCCTCGGCCACCGGCCGCGGCAACGGCGGCAGCGTGGTGCTGTGGAGCGACATCCACAACGCCGACAGCCGCACCGGCGTGTTCGGCAGCATCGCCGCCAAGGGCGGCGCGCAGGCTGGCGACGGCGGGCGCATCGAGACCTCGGGGCATGCCATCACCATCAGCGGCAGCACCGTGGATGCCAGTGCACCGCAAGGCAAGGGCGGCGAGTGGCTGATCGACCCGTACGACATGACGATCAGCAGCAGCGCGGCCGTGAACAACACCGGCTGGGCGTCGATCGGCACCGGCTCCAACATGTGGGTCGGCGACCTGCAAGGGGCGCTGAACAGCGGCAACAGCATCACGGTGCGCACCGGCAGCGGTGGCAGCGAGCGCGGTGACATCACCGTCAACGCCGCCATCACCAAGAGCAGCGGCAGCGAAGCCACGCTGACCTTCGAGGCGGCCAACTCCATCATCGTCAACCAGCCGATCAGCGCGACCAACGGCACACGCCTGAACGTGGTGTTCGACGCCGACAACAACAACGGCGCACGCGACGGCGCCGGCATGACGCTGCTGGCGGCCAACGTCAGCACCGGCGGCGGCGCGTTGAGCTTCGGCACCGGTGCCACGCTGAGCCTGAACGGTGTCAACACGCTGGTGGGCGGCGACGTGTACCTGGGCAGCGGCGCCAGCACGCTGGCCACCGGCGGCGGCGCACTGACCGTCAACGGCCAGATGCTGATCGCCAATCCGTCGGGCGTGACCATCACCACCGGCGGTGGCGCGGCCACCTTCCACGGCGCCATCGACAGCGCCAACAGCTTCAGCTTCGTCAACAGCGGCGCCATCACCTGGGTCGACGCCTTCAGCGATGCCAAGAACGGCACCGCGGGTGGTGCCGCCGTGGGCGACAGCTACCTGGCCACGCTGACCTCACGCGCCGAGAACATGATCGGCAGCCAGGTGGCCAACTATGCCGAATCGTGGCTGGGCGCACGCCGCTCCACCACGGCCAACGCCGCCACCCCCACGGGCGGCGCCGACAACACCTGGCGCTGGATTGCCGGCCCCGAAGGCCAGGCCGAGGGTGGCCAGGGCAAGCGCTTCTATGAAGGCCGTGACACTTCCGGCGCCACCGTCACAGGGGCCTACTCGAACTGGAGCTCCAGCGAGCCGAACGACTTCAACCCCGGTGAAAGCGCTGCGCAGTTCATCGGCAACTTCGGCCAGTGGAACGACATGCCGGCCAACCTGGCGGTGGGCACGGGTTACCTGCGCGAGACCAACCTGGCGGGATCGCCCCTGACCGTCAACGCCGGCGCGGGCCAAGTCAGCTTCCTGGGCAAGGTCGGCGGCCAGAAGGCCCTGGGCGCGCTCACCGTGACCGGCAGCAAGGTCACCATCGCCGGCGGCGGCGTGCGCACCGAAGGCGCGCAGACCTACAACGCGCCCATCGAACTGGGCGCTGGCGCCA encodes the following:
- a CDS encoding ShlB/FhaC/HecB family hemolysin secretion/activation protein encodes the protein MSCISRRRLRAGRGLLSGALLLAFGQLAHAQNDAGSLLRQSEPRTPELPGRAPALTTPTAPATPAAASGPRFELKSVEIEGNTLLSRAELDAVLAPWVGQRVGMAELQQAASAVQQAYAQRGWLVQAYLPRQDVSSGHVRLRIVEARFGGVRLEGEPGRFNPALARAIIGAAQPTGQALNQQALDRGLMLVDDLPGVSMSASLQAGEQEGETALALRLTDTPRFGGELGSDNAGGRATGTGRLFATLRLDGPLGRGDQFSTTLLHSQGNDYLRLGGSLPVGVNGWRLGANVSTLSYKLTEQDFNALDGRGRSHTAGLDASYPLVRSRDRNLYLQLSAERRYFRNEANGTLISRYHADVGTLGLSGNLFDTWGGGGSTGGGLVFSLGRLNLNDSPNAAADAASVRTAGSFAKLRYSLSRLQPLNAWLAGYASLSGQFADGNLDSSEKLYLGGPQGVRAYPANEGGGSAGSLLNLELRATLSPQWRLIGFYDRGQVRTNVDNRLVGSDPNSYVLEGAGASLGWSGPKASDVRLTWARRFGHNPNPTSTGQDQDGSLKRNRVWLQASLSF